A single Hevea brasiliensis isolate MT/VB/25A 57/8 unplaced genomic scaffold, ASM3005281v1 Scaf336, whole genome shotgun sequence DNA region contains:
- the LOC131177114 gene encoding DNA-directed RNA polymerase subunit beta-like, which translates to MKNDPIMGFFFLINGKIKMLGDGNGGMSTIPGFNQIQFEGFCRFIDQGLTEELYKFPKIEDTDQEIEFQLFVETYQLVEPLIKERDAVYESITYSSELYVSAGLIWKTSRDMQEQTIFIGNIPLMNSLGTFIINGIYRIVINQILQSPGIYYRSELDHNGISVYTGTIISDWGGRVELEIDRKARIWARVSRKQKISILVLSSAMGLNLREILENVCYPEIFLSFLNDKEKKIGSKENAILEFYQQFTCVGGDPIFSESLCKELQKKFFQQRCELGKIGRLNMNRRLNLDIPHNNTFLLPRDILAAADRLIEMKFGMGTLDDMNHLKNKRIRSVADLLQDQFGLALIRLENVVRGTICGAIRHKLIPTHQNLVTSTPLTTNYESFFLLHPLSQVLDRTNPLTQIVHGRKLSYLGPGGLTGRTASFRIRDIHPSHYGRICPIDTSEGINVGLIGSLAIHAKIGHWGSLESPFYEISEGSKKVRMFYLSPNREEYYMVAAGNYLALNRGVQEKQVAPARYRQEFLTIAWEQVHLRSIFTYQYFSSLASLIPFIEHNDANRALMSSNMQRQAVPLSRSEKCIVGTGLERQVALDSGVPAIAEHEGKIIYTDIDKIILSGNGDTLRIPLVMYQRSNKNTCMHQKTQLRRGKCIKKGQVLADGAATVGGELALGKNVLVAYMPWEGYNFEDAVLISERLVYEDIYTSFHIRKYEIQTHVTSQGPERITNEIPHLEAHLLRNLDKNGIVMLGSWVETGDILVGKLTPQMAKESSYAPEDRLLRAILGIQVSTSKETCLKLPIGGRGRVIDVRWIQKKGGSSYNPETIRVYILQKREIKVGDKVAGRHGNKGIISKILPRQDMPYLQDGRPVDMVFNPLGVPSRMNVGQIFECSLGLTGDLLDRHYRIAPFDERYEQEASRKLVFSELYEASKQTANPWVFEPEYPGKSRIFDGRTGDPFEQPVIIGKPYILKLIHQVDDKIHGRSSGHYALVTQQPLRGRAKQGGQRVGEMEVWALEGFGVSHILQEMLTYKSDHIRARQEVLGTTIIGGTIPKPEDAPESFRLLVRELRSLALELNHFLVSEKNFQINRKEA; encoded by the coding sequence ATGAAGAATGATCCAAtaatgggatttttttttttaataaacgggAAAATCAAAATGCTCGGGGATGGAAATGGGGGAATGTCTACAATACCTGGATTTAATCAGATACAATTTGAAGGATTTTGTAGGTTCATTGATCAGGGCTTAACAGAAGAACTTTATAAGtttccaaaaattgaagatacaGATCAAGAAATTGAATTTCAATTATTTGTGGAAACATATCAATTAGTAGAACCCTTGATAAAAGAAAGAGATGCTGTATATGAATCAATTACATATTCTTCTGAATTATATGTATCCGCAGGATTAATTTGGAAAACCAGTAGGGATATGCAAGAACAAACAATTTTTATTGGAAACATTCCTCTAATGAATTCACTGGGAACTTTTATAATAAATGGAATATACAGAATTGTGATCAATCAAATATTGCAGAGTCCCGGTATCTATTACCGGTCAGAATTGGATCATAATGGAATTTCGGTCTATACTGGCACCATAATATCAGATTGGGGGGGAAGAGTAGAATTAGAGATTGATAGAAAAGCAAGGATATGGGCTCGTGTGAGTAGGAAACAGAAAATATCTATTCTAGTTTTATCATCAGCTATGGGTTTGAATCTAAGAGAAATTTTAGAGAATGTGTGCTACCCTGAAATTTTCTTATCTTTCCTGAatgataaggaaaaaaaaattgggtCAAAGGAAAATGCCATTTTGGAGTTTTATCAACAATTTACTTGTGTAGGCGGAGATCCAATATTTTCTGAATCCTTATGTAAGGAATTACAAAAGAAATTCTTTCAACAAAGATGTGAATTAGGAAAGATTGGTCGATTAAATATGAACAGGAGACTGAATCTTGATATACCCCATAACAATACATTTTTGTTACCACGAGATATATTGGCAGCTGCAGATCGTTTGAttgaaatgaaatttggaatgggTACACTTGACGATATGaatcatttaaaaaataaacGTATTCGTTCTGTAGCGGATCTCTTACAAGATCAATTCGGATTGGCTCTGATTCGTTTAGAAAATGTAGTTAGAGGGACTATATGTGGAGCAATTAGGCATAAATTGATACCGACCCATCAAAATTTGGTAACTTCAACTCCATTAACAACAAATTAtgaatctttttttttattacacccATTATCTCAAGTTTTGGATCGAACTAATCCATTGACACAAATAGTTCATGGGAGAAAATTGAGTTATTTGGGTCCTGGAGGATTAACAGGACGAACTGCTAGTTTTCGGATACGAGATATCCACCCTAGTCATTATGGGCGCATTTGCCCAATTGACACGTCTGAAGGAATCAATGTTGGACTTATTGGATCTTTAGCAATTCATGCCAAGATTGGTCATTGGGGGTCTTTAGAAAGCCCATTTTATGAAATCTCTGAGGGATCAAAAAAAGTACGGATGTTTTATTTATCGCCAAATAGAGAGGAATACTATATGGTAGCGGCAGGAAATTATTTGGCGCTGAATCGAGGTGTTCAGGAAAAACAGGTTGCTCCGGCTCGATATCGTCAAGAATTCCTGACTATTGCATGGGAACAGGTGCATCTTCGAAGTATTTTTACCTACCAATATTTTTCTAGTTTAGCATCACTCATTCCTTTTATCGAGCATAATGATGCGAATCGggctttaatgagttctaatatGCAACGTCAAGCAGTTCCACTTTCTCGGTCCGAAAAATGCATTGTTGGAACTGGATTGGAACGCCAAGTGGCTCTAGATTCAGGGGTTCCTGCTATAGCCGAACACGAGGGAAAGATAATTTATACTGATATTGACAAGATCATTTTATCGGGCAATGGGGATACTCTACGCATTCCATTAGTTATGTATCAACGTTCCAACAAAAATACTTGTATGCATCAAAAAACCCAGCTTCGGCGGGGTAAATGCATTAAAAAGGGACAAGTTTTAGCAGATGGTGCCGCTACAGTTGGTGGCGAACTTGCCTTGGGCAAAAACGTATTAGTCGCTTATATGCCATGGGAAGGTTACAATTTTGAGGATGCGGTACTCATTAGCGAACGTCTGGTATATGAAGATATTTATACTTCTTTTCACATACGGAAATATGAAATTCAGACTCATGTGACAAGCCAAGGACCTGAAAGGATCACTAACGAAATACCGCATCTAGAGGCCCATTTACTCCGAAATTTAGACAAAAACGGAATTGTGATGCTAGGATCTTGGGTAGAAACGGGCGATATTTTAGTAGGTAAATTAACGCCTCAAATGGCGAAAGAATCATCGTATGCTCCAGAAGATAGATTATTAAGAGCCATACTTGGTATTCAGGTATCTACTTCAAAAGAAACTTGTCTAAAACTACCTATAGGTGGTAGGGGTCGAGTTATTGATGTGAGATGGATTCAGAAAAAAGGGGGTTCCAGTTATAATCCGGAAACGATTCGTGTATATATTTTACAGAAACGTGAAATcaaagtgggtgataaagtagcTGGAAGACATGGAAATAAAggcatcatttcaaaaattttgcCTAGACAAGATATGCCTTATTTGCAAGATGGAAGACCTGTTGATATGGTCTTCAACCCATTAGGAGTACCTTCACGAATGAATGTAGGACAGATATTTGAATGCTCACTCGGGTTAACGGGAGATCTGCTAGATAGACATTATCGAATAGCACCCTTTGATGAGAGATATGAACAAGAGGCTTCGAGAAAACTAGTGTTTTCTGAATTATATGAAGCCAGTAAGCAAACAGCAAATCCGTGGGTATTTGAACCCGAGTATCCGGGAAAAAGTAGAATATTTGATGGAAGAACGGGGGATCCTTTTGAACAGCCTGTTATAATAGGAAAGCCTTATATCTTGAAATTAATTCATCAAGTTGATGATAAAATACATGGACGTTCCAGTGGACATTATGCACTTGTTACACAACAACCCCTTAGAGGAAGGGCCAAGCAAGGTGGACAACGGGTCGGAGAAATGGAGGTTTGGGCTCTAGAGGGATTTGGTGTTTCTCATATTTTACAAGAAATGCTTACTTATAAATCTGATCATATTAGAGCTCGCCAAGAAGTGCTTGGTACTACGATCATTGGAGGAACAATACCTAAACCTGAAGATGCTCCAGAATCTTTTCGATTGCTCGTTCGAGAACTACGATCTTTGGCTCTGGAACTGAATCATTTCCTTGTATCTGAGAAGAACTTCCAGATTAATAGGAAGGAAGCTTAA